The following proteins are co-located in the Candidatus Methylomirabilota bacterium genome:
- the acpP gene encoding acyl carrier protein: MTTKSIEERVKEIICEQLGVEENEVTPAAKFIEDLGADSLDTVELVMAFEEEFDLEIPDEDAEKITTVGDAIQYIKDNQS; encoded by the coding sequence ATGACCACCAAGTCCATTGAAGAGCGGGTGAAAGAGATCATCTGCGAGCAGCTCGGGGTCGAGGAGAACGAGGTCACCCCGGCTGCCAAGTTCATCGAGGACCTCGGGGCCGACTCGCTGGACACGGTCGAGCTGGTGATGGCGTTCGAGGAGGAGTTCGACCTGGAGATACCGGACGAGGACGCGGAGAAGATCACGACGGTCGGCGACGCGATCCAGTACATCAAGGACAATCAGTCCTGA